A DNA window from Lachancea thermotolerans CBS 6340 chromosome G complete sequence contains the following coding sequences:
- a CDS encoding sugar porter family MFS transporter (weakly similar to uniprot|Q12300 Saccharomyces cerevisiae YDL138W RGT2 Plasma membrane glucose receptor), with protein sequence MGILQTLFHAEEDIQGSKFRAVFIGLFVAFGGILFGYDTGTISGVLAMDYVKEHFTSRGHFTANETSLITAILSAGTFCGAMLAPLASDTLGRRLGLIISTLIFAVGVILQVAATGQDLLIVGRVVAGAGVGVLSAIVPLYQSEASPKWIRGAVVSCYQWAITIGLLLAACVNQGTHARNDSGSYRIPIALQLLWAIIMFIGMVILPESPRFYIMKEKVPEARKALSRLRGLPEEHEVIQNELEEISANYNYEKSFGSTSIWDCFKPANHQLKRIFIGIAIQALQQLTGINFIFYYGTQFFQNSGIKDPFIIQLIMNVVNVVMTVPGIALVEIAGRRNLLLWGAIGMCVSELIVAAVGTALPDSFSANKTLIAFSCTFIASFAATWGPLAWVVVGEIFPLRVRAKSVAVCAASNWLFNFAIAYATPYLVDSEHANLQSKVFFIWGGCTFLCFLFVYFFIYETKGLTLEQIDELFETCPSARYSKSFVPSSGPAVDASNTSDSDKAVVEVFEKV encoded by the coding sequence ATGGGTATCCTGCAAACGCTCTTCCATGCAGAAGAGGACATTCAAGGGTCCAAATTTCGCGCCGTGTTCATCGGCCTTTTCGTCGCTTTTGGCGGTATCCTTTTTGGTTATGACACCGGTACCATTTCGGGCGTACTCGCTATGGACTATGTCAAAGAACACTTCACCTCACGCGGCCACTTCACAGCCAACGAGACATCGCTAATAACTGCCATTCTATCAGCTGGTACATTTTGTGGTGCTATGCTTGCTCCACTGGCTTCAGACACACTTGGGCGTAGACTGGGTCTCATTATTTCCACTCTCATTTTCGCCGTTGGTGTCATTTTACAGGTTGCAGCCACTGGCCAGGACCTTCTCATTGTGGGAAGAGTTGTTGCCGGCGCCGGCGTCGGTGTGCTTTCTGCTATTGTTCCACTATACCAATCTGAGGCATCTCCTAAGTGGATCAGAGGAGCTGTTGTGTCATGCTACCAATGGGCTATCACAATTGGTCTTCTCTTGGCTGCCTGTGTGAACCAGGGAACACACGCTAGAAACGACAGCGGCTCTTACAGAATCCCAATCGCACTCCAGCTGCTCTGGGCTATAATCATGTTTATTGGCATGGTGATTCTGCCCGAATCCCCAAGATTTTACATCATGAAGGAGAAAGTCCCAGAGGCACGCAAGGCGCTCTCTAGACTCAGAGGTCTCCCAGAAGAGCATGAAGTTATCCAAAAcgagctcgaagaaatcaGTGCTAACTATAACTATGAAAAATCCTTCGGATCCACCTCCATCTGGGACTGCTTTAAGCCTGCTAATCACCAACTGAAGCGGATCTTCATTGGTATTGCTAtccaagctcttcagcagctcaCGGGTATCAACTTTATTTTCTACTACGGTACTcaatttttccaaaactcaGGCATCAAGGACCCCTTCATTATCCAACTAATTATGAACGTGGTAAATGTTGTCATGACTGTCCCCGGTATTGCGCTGGTCGAAATTGCCGGGAGAAGAAACTTGTTGTTATGGGGTGCTATTGGCATGTGCGTAAGTGAACTGATCGTCGCTGCTGTTGGTACGGCGCTGCCAGACAGTTTCTCTGCCAACAAGACATTGATTGCCTTCTCTTGCACCTTTATTGCTTCGTTTGCTGCGACATGGGGCCCCTTGGCTTGGGTCGTGGTTGGAGAGATTTTCCCATTAAGAGTGAGAGCCAAGTCAGTTGCTGTGTGCGCCGCATCTAACtggcttttcaacttcgCTATTGCCTACGCAACTCCTTACCTGGTCGACAGTGAACACGCAAACCTTCAATCTAAGGTGTTTTTCATCTGGGGTGGGTGCACCTTCTTGTGCTTCCTATTCGTTTACTTCTTCATTTACGAGACCAAGGGTCTAACACTTGAACAAATCGACGAGCTATTCGAGACGTGCCCAAGTGCAAGATACTCCAAGAGTTTCGTTCCTTCCAGTGGCCCAGCTGTCGACGCGTCTAACACATCTGATTCCGACAAGGCTGTTGtggaagtttttgaaaaagtttaA
- a CDS encoding KLTH0G19382p (conserved hypothetical protein), with the protein MVKISQLAALASAVAGARAATFSNSTTPVISDVSVTSVDTGSSEFQGVQHAAFIEISLKASQPGEAWITVPEDVFENFPDSPFQWEYGTVTSTGYNNNNFSIVFDKVPKNGEAKLGIFTKMDYGYTAAITAPTKDTFTFTSSSGEFKSSVAYNQYPTDQVYVHTENSGQTLEWDVYVPASLVNSTFTISVEKQAGYKFSPEFNNFYYNMLTTAFDQYGSDEILASTEQIDVSTEDKINVTFVGALPSTAVGLRLNFHATIEESREFFTSVSDVQFSSFSESVTAYTYTKNYHGFVEAPILKINSASSAVTTGAVVQSSTTAATNGTSATTGSTTATGSASVTGSAPASISASASKSGSVSASGSANGTFASTGATIATGSASVPGSASVSGSASGFASASGYAAASFGVNCTSGCVTGPVSTATATAHSLSTTVITTCPTCEVKATTVAVSTATTTEHGVVTAYTTYCPISAETGSYTVSKGTTLAPSVVITEVQSGVFTVYTTYCPYSETASSTSTRTVATSNASEAPVSGSTAEGVTTTTKGAHSGSAPSATTVATVSGSQAPKASASSSITVSTYEGAAVAIKGGFSAIILGFVAFLI; encoded by the coding sequence ATGGTCAAGATCTCCCAGCTCGCCGCTCTGGCGTCAGCTGTCGCAggcgcccgcgccgcgACGTTCAGCAACTCGACAACGCCTGTCATTTCCGACGTCAGCGTCACCAGCGTGGACACAGGGTCCTCGGAGTTCCAAGGCGTGCAGCACGCCGCGTTCATCGAGATCTCGCTCAAGGCGTCGCAGCCAGGCGAGGCCTGGATCACCGTTCCCGAGGACGTCTTCGAGAACTTCCCCGACTCGCCCTTCCAGTGGGAGTACGGCACCGTGACCTCCACCGGctacaacaacaacaacttctCGATCGTGTTCGACAAGGTTCCAAAAAACGGCGAGGCCAAGCTAGGTATTTTCACCAAGATGGACTACGGCTACACCGCTGCCATCACCGCGCCAACCAAGGACACCTTCACCTTCACCAGCTCTTCGGGCGAGTTCAAGTCCTCCGTTGCGTACAACCAATACCCAACCGACCAGGTCTACGTGCACACCGAGAACAGCGGCCAGACCCTAGAGTGGGACGTCTACGTGCCTGCCAGCCTCGTCAACAGCACTTTCACCATCTCCGTCGAGAAGCAGGCCGGCTACAAGTTCAGCCCTGagttcaacaacttctACTACAACATGTTGACCACCGCCTTCGACCAGTACGGCTCCGACGAGATCCTGGCTTCTACCGAGCAGATCGACGTTTCCACCGAGGACAAGATCAACGTCACCTTCGTCGGTGCCTTGCCTTCCACCGCTGTCGGCCTCAGATTGAACTTTCACGCCACCATCGAGGAGTCCCGTGAGTTCTTCACCAGTGTCTCCGACGTCCAGTTCTCCTCTTTCAGCGAGTCTGTCACTGCCTACACCTACACCAAGAACTACCACGGCTTCGTTGAGGCTCCTATCTTGAAGATCAACTCTGCCTCCTCTGCTGTCACCACGGGTGCCGTTGTCCAGTCCAGCACCACCGCCGCTACTAACGGTACTTCTGCTACCACTGGTTCTACCACCGCTACTGGCTCTGCTTCTGTCACCGGCTCCGCCCCTGCCTCTATCTCGGCTTCTGCTTCCAAGTCTGGCTCTGTATCTGCTTCTGGCTCTGCCAATGGTACCTTCGCCTCTACTGGTGCTACCATTGCTACCGGCTCCGCCTCTGTCCCTGGTTCCGCTTCTGTCTCTGGCTCCGCTTCTGGCTTTGCTTCCGCTTCTGGCTATGCTGCCGCTTCATTCGGTGTCAACTGCACCTCCGGATGTGTCACTGGTCCAGTTTCTACTGCCACTGCCACTGCTCACTCTTTGTCCACTACCGTGATCACCACCTGCCCAACCTGCGAAGTCAAGGCTACCACTGTTGCCGTTTCCACCGCAACCACTACTGAGCACGGTGTTGTTACCGCGTACACCACCTACTGCCCAATCTCCGCTGAGACTGGCTCTTACACTGTCTCAAAGGGCACAACTTTAGCTCCATCTGTTGTGATCACAGAGGTCCAGTCTGGTGTTTTCACTGTCTACACCACTTACTGCCCATACTCTGAGACTGCTTCTTCTACCAGCACCCGTACCGTCGCTACCTCTAACGCTTCCGAGGCCCCAGTTTCTGGCTCCACTGCTGAGGGTGTTACCACTACTACTAAGGGTGCTCACTCTGGCTCTGCTCCTTCTGCCACCACTGTTGCCACTGTTTCTGGCTCCCAGGCTCCTAAGGCTTCCGCCTCTTCATCTATCACTGTTAGCACCTACGAGGGCGCTGCAGTTGCTATCAAGGGTGGGTTCTCTGCCATCATCCTGGGTTTTGTTGCTTTCTTGATCTAG
- the SWP82 gene encoding Swp82p (similar to uniprot|P43554 Saccharomyces cerevisiae YFL049W Hypothetical ORF), translating into MASKDTSRGTVNYFTEELAKEHELYLLKHALLIYNDPGLSLGPLSEPPNRSPMLPTYVIRERIADTGDCYVIARGDQQGEAKINRKGDLLGSRNFLFPTFTLPSRPHAVYVLVKDLIKCLESALSSAEFLHQNAQLYGVKASPEELEFLKENRLCSSEEANDDICFVTAKSAFMLFGARVVVGGTRLVDDYWEQITKEQGFLPHHRVFAIKSKILKVLLTLKPSATSDETSKILDCDIPNEPSYQIVSEQPSWELRQEYARDLTQGEHLSVIVPGQNITGSLELSAQFKLPKYHGKTSLQAAIQAGTQDTPIGALPSPFNTSQPAPSETASKSDKRLLSGILYPLAGPKLDKNSGTQSSGSSSSHDVTLNVNGWKFEMPVRSDPSDTCTYSSKGLPIHDSWSIVERLKSLTPNEINEMQHIHDSVYVNTGLQKARRTRKTRWTKYWQYKAGVPIGTTQQNASAVMQKYLKELETHIEVVRTLDEANDREQVTTIRRVPNPNFLGHSNITGLKPPYISE; encoded by the coding sequence ATGGCTAGCAAAGATACCTCTCGGGGCACGGTGAACTACTTCACTGAAGAATTAGCAAAGGAGCACGAGCTGTACTTACTTAAACATGCTTTGCTAATTTATAACGATCCCGGCCTCTCGCTGGGCCCGCTCAGTGAACCGCCAAACAGGTCACCAATGCTGCCTACGTATGTGATAAGAGAACGTATTGCTGATACCGGGGACTGCTATGTCATCGCTAGAGGCGATCAGCAGGGTGAAGCAAAGATAAATAGAAAAGGGGATCTGCTAGGAAGCAGGAACTTCCTTTTTCCAACTTTTACGTTACCAAGCAGGCCTCATGCAGTCTACGTGCTAGTTAAAGACTTGATAAAGTGCCTTGAAAGTGCGCTGAGTTCTGCGGAGTTCCTGCACCAGAATGCGCAACTCTATGGCGTAAAAGCTAGCcctgaagagcttgaattcttgaaagaaaatcGCCTGTGTTCTAGCGAAGAGGCTAATGATGACATCTGCTTCGTGACTGCAAAATCTGCTTTCATGCTCTTCGGTGCTAGGGTAGTTGTGGGCGGCACCAGGCTAGTTGATGATTACTGGGAACAAATAACGAAGGAGCAGGGCTTCCTTCCTCACCACAGAGTGTTCGCCATCAAATCGAAAATACTTAAGGTGCTTCTTACACTTAAACCTTCTGCAACCTCTGATGAAACAAGCAAAATCTTAGATTGTGACATCCCGAACGAGCCCTCCTATCAAATAGTCTCAGAGCAGCCTTCATGGGAGCTGCGTCAAGAGTACGCGCGTGATCTTACACAAGGAGAACATCTTAGTGTCATAGTCCCCGGGCAAAACATCACAGGATCCCTGGAGCTCAGTGCCCAGTTCAAGCTACCAAAATATCATGGCAAGACGTCCCTCCAGGCTGCAATACAAGCTGGAACGCAGGATACTCCCATAGGCGCACTACCCTCCCCCTTCAACACCTCTCAGCCGGCGCCGTCTGAAACTGCCAGCAAAAGTGACAAGCGACTCTTGAGTGGAATTCTGTATCCACTAGCGGGCCCAAAGCTTGACAAAAACAGCGGCACTCAAAGCTCGGGGTCAAGCTCTAGTCACGACGTAACCTTGAATGTGAATGGCTGGAAGTTCGAGATGCCTGTGAGATCAGACCCTAGCGATACGTGCACTTATTCCTCGAAGGGCCTTCCCATCCATGACAGCTGGTCTATAGTTGAGCGTCTGAAGAGCTTAACTCCAAATGAGATAAACGAAATGCAGCATATCCATGACTCAGTCTACGTGAATACtggccttcaaaaagccaGACGAACTCGCAAAACAAGGTGGACAAAGTATTGGCAATACAAAGCTGGAGTTCCAATTGGAACTACGCAACAAAATGCGTCTGCTGTCATGCAAAAGTACCTCAAGGAACTCGAGACCCACATTGAAGTTGTCAGAACTCTAGATGAAGCCAACGATAGAGAGCAAGTAACGACCATTAGAAGAGTACCGAATCCCAACTTCCTTGGGCACTCTAACATCACAGGTCTAAAACCACCTTATATTAGTGAATAA
- a CDS encoding KLTH0G19360p (similar to uniprot|P34251 Saccharomyces cerevisiae YKL107W Hypothetical ORF): MVFGIKATVKRNNNLKWQHVPADSLKLAGLRALIIGGTGGIGQGISRRLHAQGASVTVVGRTYRDDDIADIQFIEADLELMSEASRVGRELAGQPFDLVLLTAGIVAGMSREETVEGIERDMAVSFLSRLVILRAILPALESVDTHIVAQPRVFVMGYPGAGVLGDPEDLNSDRTYSPVRAHMNTVACNEALVLDCARRYPCVRFYGLNPGLIRTNIRDNLLAAGSWKSRLVEGFIGYWYQSVDEYAQRTAPLLVTPALESHSPAFFNGKGQAIYSQGFTNEHVTWLIKSSETLARRAGVAL, encoded by the coding sequence ATGGTATTCGGAATCAAGGCAACCGTCAAACGCAACAACAACCTCAAGTGGCAGCATGTGCCCGCGGACTCGCTGAAGCTCGCAGGGCTCAGGGCCCTGATCATCGGCGGGACCGGCGGCATCGGCCAGGGCATCAGCCGGCGCCTGCACGCGCAAGGCGCAAGCGTGACCGTCGTGGGCCGGACGTACCGCGACGACGACATCGCGGACATACAGTTCATAGAAGCGGACCTGGAGCTCATGTCGGAGGCCAGCCGCGTGGGCCGCGAGCTCGCGGGGCAGCCCTTCGACCTGGTGCTGCTGACCGCGGGCATCGTGGCAGGCATGTCACGTGAGGAGACCGTGGAGGGCATTGAGCGCGACATGGCCGTGAGCTTCCTCAGCCGACTCGTCATCCTGCGCGCCATCCTGCCCGCGCTGGAGAGCGTGGACACGCACATCGTGGCCCAGCCCCGCGTCTTCGTGATGGGCTACCCGGGCGCGGGCGTGCTGGGCGACCCGGAGGACCTGAACTCGGACCGCACCTACAGCCCGGTCCGCGCCCACATGAACACGGTCGCGTGCAACGAGGCCCTGGTGCTCGACTGCGCGCGCCGCTACCCGTGTGTGCGCTTCTACGGCCTCAACCCGGGCCTGATCAGGACCAACATCCGCGACAACCTGCTGGCCGCGGGCAGCTGGAAGTCGCGTCTCGTCGAGGGCTTCATCGGCTACTGGTACCAGAGCGTGGACGAGTACGCGCAGCGCAcggcgccgctgctggtCACCCCGGCCCTGGAAAGCCATAGCCcggccttcttcaacgGCAAGGGCCAGGCCATCTACTCTCAGGGCTTCACCAACGAGCACGTGACGTGGCTCATTAAAAGCTCTGAGACCCTTGCACGCCGCGCCGGCGTTGCTCTGTAA
- a CDS encoding SelT/SelW/SelH family protein (conserved hypothetical protein): MPYPKISIRFCTKCKWNLRSAWYLQELLQTFQSSLGEVSLIPGESGEFRVLGYKEHDQPEVVIWDRTVDGGFPDSKYLKQKVKQLLLDADDQDQLGAHITRKAQTKSLVDKADCSSSGQCLDCET, translated from the coding sequence ATGCCCTATCCTAAAATCTCGATAAGGTTTTGCACCAAATGCAAGTGGAACCTTAGGAGCGCTTGGTATCTTCAAGAGCTACTACAAACTTTCCAGTCCTCTCTAGGCGAAGTTTCCCTTATTCCCGGGGAATCAGGCGAGTTCCGTGTTCTTGGCTACAAAGAACACGACCAGCCAGAGGTTGTAATATGGGACCGCACTGTCGATGGGGGCTTCCCGGACAGCAAGTACTTGAAGCAAAAGGTAAAACAGCTGCTTCTTGATGCAGACGACCAAGACCAGCTCGGTGCTCACATCACTAGAAAGGCGCaaacaaagagcttggTAGACAAAGCAGACTGTAGTTCTTCCGGCCAGTGTCTCGATTGCGAGACCTGA
- the ARG4 gene encoding argininosuccinate lyase ARG4 (highly similar to uniprot|P04076 Saccharomyces cerevisiae YHR018C ARG4 Argininosuccinate lyase catalyzes the final step in the arginine biosynthesis pathway) yields MSGNKSELKLWGGRFTGETDPLMNLYNASLPYDQKMYNADLDNSKYYTEGLLKAGLLTQEELDEIHRGLEIIRGEWASNSFVEKDGDEDIHTANERRLGEIIGRHIAGKVHTGRSRNDQVATDMRIYCREALDNMAKILKDLVGAILQRAEQEIDALMPGYTHLQRAQPIRWSHWLNLYATYFTEDFKRLKQIRERLNVSPLGCGALAGHPYGIDREHIAERLGFDGVIGNSLQAVSDRDFVVEILFWCSLFMNHISRFSEDLIIYSTAEFNFVKLSDAYSTGSSLMPQKKNPDSLELLRGKSGRVFGSLSGFMMSLKSIPSTYNKDMQEDKEPLFDALLTVEHSILIATGVISTLTINKESMYKALTMDMLATDLADYLVRKGVPFRETHHISGEAVRKAEELNLSGIDKISVEQYKEIDSRFGDDVVDVFDFEVSVERRTATGGTAKSAVLKQIQKLRAELSS; encoded by the coding sequence ATGTCTGGCAACAAATCGGAATTGAAGCTATGGGGTGGCAGATTCACGGGGGAAACTGACCCCCTGATGAACTTGTACAATGCGTCGTTACCATACGATCAGAAGATGTACAACGCAGACTTGGACAATTCCAAGTACTACACTGAGGGGCTCCTTAAGGCCGGTCTACTGACCCAGGAAGAACTGGACGAGATCCACAGAGGCCTGGAAATTATTCGTGGTGAATGGGCCAGCAACTCATTTGTCGAGAAGGACGGCGACGAGGACATCCACACTGCAAACGAGAGAAGACTTGGCGAAATCATTGGCAGACACATCGCAGGCAAGGTGCACACTGGTAGATCCAGAAACGACCAGGTCGCTACGGACATGAGAATCTACTGCCGCGAAGCTCTAGACAACATGGCCAAGATCCTCAAGGACCTGGTCGGCGCCATTTTGCAGAGAGCCGAGCAGGAAATCGACGCGCTGATGCCCGGCTACACCCACCTGCAAAGGGCTCAGCCTATCAGATGGTCGCACTGGCTCAACTTGTATGCTACCTACTTCACTGAGGACTTCAAGAGACTGAAGCAAATCAGAGAAAGACTCAACGTGTCTCCCCTGGGTTGTGGCGCCCTGGCTGGCCACCCATACGGAATCGACAGGGAGCACATCGCTGAAAGACTGGGCTTCGACGGCGTCATTGGGAATTCCTTGCAGGCTGTCTCAGACAGAGATTTCGTTGTGGAGATCTTGTTCTGGTGCTCCCTTTTTATGAACCACATTTCTAGATTCAGCGAGGACCTGATTATCTATTCTACTGCGGAGTTCAACTTCGTGAAGCTTTCTGATGCCTACAGTACTGGCTCTTCGCTGATGCcacagaagaaaaaccCCGACTCTCTAGAACTTTTGAGAGGCAAGTCTGGTAGAGTTTTCGGCTCTCTTTCCGGCTTCATgatgtctttgaagtcgATCCCTTCCACCTACAACAAAGACATGCAAGAGGACAAGGAGCCACTATTCGACGCTCTTCTAACTGTGGAACATTCCATTCTTATCGCAACAGGAGTCATTTCTACGTTGACCATCAACAAGGAGAGCATGTACAAAGCCCTGACCATGGATATGCTGGCCACCGACTTGGCTGATTACCTGGTTAGAAAGGGTGTTCCCTTCCGTGAAACCCATCACATCTCAGGTGAGGCTGTTAGAAAGGCCGAAGAACTGAACCTCTCCGGGATCGACAAGATCAGCGTTGAGCAGTATAAAGAAATTGACTCTCGTTTCGGCGATGATGTGGTCGATGTTTTCGACTTCGAGGTTTCTGTCGAAAGAAGGACTGCTACTGGCGGCACTGCTAAATCAGCGGTTTTAAAAcagattcaaaaattgagaGCCGAActgagttcttga
- a CDS encoding KLTH0G19294p (similar to uniprot|P43555 Saccharomyces cerevisiae YFL048C EMP47 Integral membrane component of endoplasmic reticulum-derived COPII-coated vesicles which function in ER to Golgi transport): protein MLVQHLWTLAAFAQLGLAHSKPKTEEQLLNNDFSLPDLIQTKKLPDAWVPGENAVLEEGRVVLTPKKSSKGSLWTKNAYTLGTSFTAEWTVRSTNHRGKSPGGLALWFVNANSPQDTELFNGPSKFEGLQLLIDNNGELESTLRGQLNDGTQQFTSANIYDKTFGSCLLAYQDSTVPLTVRLTYDSANEHFFKVQVDNRVCFQTKKIHFPAENYKFGITATNADNEESFELLQLEVFDGVLEEALKPNANAMEQPKLFTKLVNEKTGDEELRETSPLEMAAAGTAITNNDLLKKMNRLEGKILANDIGILASTIDELIQVQKQQAKNLEKVLAMLGSKSIGQESTDSTGDESFKDFFKLDEKLEKLLTEQRKLREASKTHTSSNGGPHIDEVVRKLTIWLIPLVAVMMVMAYYTFRIRQEIVKTKLL, encoded by the coding sequence ATGCTAGTGCAACACTTGTGGACTCTCGCGGCGTTTGCGCAGCTAGGTTTGGCGCACTCGAAGCCTAAAACAGAAGAGCAATTGTTGAATAATGATTTCTCTCTGCCGGATCTGATCCAGACAAAAAAGCTACCGGACGCGTGGGTTCCTGGCGAAAATGCGGTTCTGGAAGAGGGCAGAGTGGTACTCACCCCCAAGAAATCATCTAAGGGCTCATTATGGACCAAAAATGCTTATACTCTGGGGACTTCCTTTACAGCAGAGTGGACCGTGAGAAGCACTAACCACAGAGGCAAGTCGCCAGGTGGTCTGGCTTTGTGGTTCGTGAACGCCAACAGCCCACAGGATACGGAGCTGTTCAATGGTCCCTCTAAATTTGAAGGTCTACAGCTCTTAATTGACAATAACGGGGAGTTAGAAAGCACTCTTCGTGGCCAACTGAACGATGGAACTCAACAATTTACCAGTGCAAATATCTACGACAAGACCTTCGGCTCGTGTTTGCTTGCCTACCAGGACTCGACGGTTCCTCTCACCGTAAGACTAACATATGATTCCGCAAACGAACATTTCTTTAAAGTTCAAGTTGACAACAGGGTCTGCTTTCAAACCAAGAAAATCCACTTTCCAGCTGAAAATTACAAATTTGGTATCACTGCGACAAATGCAGACAACGAAGAATCTTTTGAGTTGCTTCAACTCGAGGTTTTCGATGgagttttggaagaagctCTGAAACCAAATGCCAACGCCATGGAACAACCTAAGCTCTTTACAAAGCTTGTAAACGAAAAAACTGGAGACGAAGAGCTAAGAGAGACTTCTCCGTTAGAAATGGCTGCCGCTGGAACCGCCATCACCAACAATGATTTactcaagaagatgaaTAGATTAGAGGGTAAAATATTGGCAAATGATATCGGTATTTTAGCAAGTACTATTGACGAGCTTATCCAGGTTCAGAAGCAACAAGCCAAAAACCTTGAGAAAGTGCTTGCCATGCTGGGCTCTAAATCAATAGGGCAAGAAAGCACGGACAGTACCGGAGACGAGTcattcaaagacttctttaAGCTGgacgaaaagcttgaaaagttgcTCACGGAGCAGCGTAAGCtcagagaagcttcaaaaactcataCATCCTCTAACGGGGGACCTCATATTGATGAGGTTGTCCGGAAGCTCACAATTTGGCTAATTCCCCTGGTTGCCGTGATGATGGTGATGGCTTACTACACCTTCAGAATCCGTCAAGAAATTGTCAAGACAAAACTTTTATGA